One stretch of Streptomyces zhihengii DNA includes these proteins:
- a CDS encoding serine/threonine-protein kinase — translation MAMMRLRREDPRTVGSFRLHRRLGAGGMGVVYLGSDRRGQRVALKVIRPDLAEDQEFRSRFAREVSAARRIRGGCTARLVAADLEADRPWFATQYVPGPSLHDKVVEEGPLRASDTAAIGAALSEGLVAVHEAGVVHRDLKPSNILLSPKGPRIIDFGIAWATGASTLTHVGTAVGSPGFLAPEQVRGAAVTPATDVFALGATLAYAAMGDSPFGHGSSEVMLYRVVHEEPQLHGVHDALAPLVAACLAKDPEERPSTLQLSMRLKEIAAREAQGLHDPRPPAQRDRERAELSRPTARYTERTERTEPAERRTGGSSGPRPQSPSRTGGGSRPQQPRATGPTNGRRSGTRPGTRSGPASSTGRRPANPRLLRQRIVVFFVVTLIVALGIAAAQKL, via the coding sequence ATGGCGATGATGCGGCTCCGGCGCGAGGACCCGCGTACCGTCGGCTCGTTCAGGCTGCACCGGCGGCTCGGGGCGGGCGGCATGGGCGTCGTCTACCTGGGCTCGGACCGGCGGGGCCAGCGGGTGGCGCTGAAGGTCATCCGGCCGGACCTCGCCGAGGACCAGGAGTTCCGTTCGCGTTTCGCGCGGGAGGTCTCGGCGGCCCGGCGCATCCGCGGCGGCTGTACCGCCCGGCTGGTCGCCGCGGACCTGGAGGCGGACCGTCCGTGGTTCGCGACGCAGTACGTCCCCGGCCCCTCGCTGCACGACAAGGTGGTCGAGGAGGGCCCGCTGCGGGCCTCCGACACGGCCGCGATCGGCGCCGCGCTCTCGGAGGGCCTGGTCGCCGTCCACGAGGCCGGTGTGGTGCACCGGGACCTGAAGCCGTCGAACATCCTGCTCTCGCCCAAGGGCCCCCGCATCATCGACTTCGGCATCGCCTGGGCCACCGGCGCGAGCACCCTCACCCATGTGGGGACCGCGGTCGGCTCGCCCGGCTTCCTCGCCCCCGAGCAGGTGCGCGGCGCGGCGGTCACCCCGGCGACGGACGTCTTCGCGCTCGGCGCGACGCTGGCGTACGCGGCGATGGGCGACTCGCCCTTCGGGCACGGCAGTTCCGAGGTCATGCTCTACCGGGTGGTGCACGAGGAGCCCCAGCTCCACGGGGTGCACGACGCGCTCGCGCCGCTGGTGGCCGCGTGCCTGGCGAAGGACCCCGAGGAGCGGCCGAGCACGCTCCAGCTCTCCATGCGGCTGAAGGAGATCGCCGCCAGGGAGGCACAGGGTCTGCACGACCCCCGTCCCCCGGCCCAGCGGGACCGGGAGCGCGCCGAGCTGAGCCGTCCGACGGCCCGCTACACCGAGCGCACGGAGCGCACCGAGCCCGCGGAGCGGCGCACCGGCGGGTCCTCGGGGCCCCGGCCCCAGTCCCCCTCGCGTACGGGTGGCGGGTCGCGGCCGCAGCAGCCGCGGGCCACCGGGCCGACCAACGGGCGGCGGAGCGGCACCCGTCCGGGCACCCGCTCCGGCCCTGCCTCGTCGACGGGCCGCCGGCCCGCCAATCCGCGGCTGCTGCGCCAGCGGATCGTGGTCTTCTTCGTGGTGACCCTGATCGTGGCGCTGGGGATCGCGGCGGCGCAGAAGCTGTAG
- a CDS encoding phosphotransferase family protein gives MVTAPLVRHLTEVAKAAAHPSQSSCPACGQGAVTLADRPDGTVVRHGDAVAKAHATGTDPGAHALRIAVAAHPALAGVLLPPLPLPLPPPAAADAGARPCSAWPYGSPVDPRAPDAAPWEETAVLLARLHRVDAGVLPGPLPPMRGPLKAAAAVARMEDAVPGHPAAAGVRRAWRGLPGWARGEGDARRHRILCHGDFHLGQLVRHPVPDGPWLLIDVDDLGIGDPAWDLARPAAWFAAGILPPPVWRRFLGAYTAAGGPAVPDADDPWPQLDVPARALTVQTAALALAKSAAEGRQPDDVEQAVIDACTRIGTLSPELECDTPS, from the coding sequence CTGGTGACCGCCCCCCTCGTACGGCACCTCACCGAGGTGGCCAAGGCCGCCGCCCACCCCTCCCAGTCGAGCTGCCCGGCCTGCGGCCAGGGTGCCGTGACCCTCGCGGACCGGCCCGACGGCACCGTCGTACGACACGGCGACGCGGTCGCCAAGGCCCACGCCACCGGCACCGACCCGGGCGCCCACGCGCTGCGGATCGCCGTCGCCGCCCATCCCGCCCTCGCCGGCGTCCTGCTGCCGCCGCTCCCGCTCCCGCTCCCGCCCCCGGCCGCCGCGGACGCCGGGGCGCGCCCGTGCAGTGCCTGGCCGTACGGCAGCCCCGTCGACCCCCGCGCCCCCGACGCCGCCCCCTGGGAGGAGACCGCCGTCCTGCTCGCCCGGCTGCACCGGGTCGACGCGGGCGTCCTGCCGGGCCCGCTGCCGCCGATGCGGGGCCCGCTGAAGGCGGCGGCCGCGGTGGCCAGGATGGAGGACGCCGTCCCCGGCCATCCGGCGGCCGCAGGGGTGCGCCGCGCCTGGCGGGGGCTGCCCGGCTGGGCCCGCGGCGAGGGCGACGCGCGCCGTCACCGGATCCTGTGCCACGGCGACTTCCACCTCGGGCAGCTCGTGCGCCATCCCGTCCCCGACGGCCCCTGGCTGCTGATCGACGTGGACGACCTCGGCATCGGCGACCCGGCGTGGGACCTCGCACGCCCCGCGGCCTGGTTCGCGGCGGGCATCCTGCCGCCGCCGGTCTGGCGGCGCTTCCTGGGCGCGTACACGGCCGCCGGCGGGCCCGCCGTGCCGGACGCCGACGACCCCTGGCCCCAACTCGACGTCCCCGCACGGGCGCTGACCGTCCAGACCGCGGCGCTCGCGCTGGCGAAGTCGGCGGCCGAGGGACGCCAACCGGACGATGTGGAACAGGCGGTGATCGACGCCTGTACCCGAATCGGGACACTCTCACCCGAGTTGGAGTGCGACACCCCGTCGTAG
- a CDS encoding TFIIB-type zinc ribbon-containing protein, whose protein sequence is MQCPKCHAAMHTYNRNGVQIEQCSGCRGIFLDYGELESLTRLESQWAQQAPPPQAYPAAPAPAAPAWGAQHHGGHHGHHGHHQRGFGRMLFSS, encoded by the coding sequence ATGCAGTGTCCGAAGTGCCACGCGGCGATGCACACGTACAACCGCAACGGTGTCCAGATCGAGCAGTGCAGCGGCTGCCGGGGCATATTCCTGGACTACGGGGAGCTGGAGTCGCTGACCCGCCTGGAGTCTCAGTGGGCGCAGCAGGCGCCGCCCCCGCAGGCGTACCCCGCGGCCCCCGCCCCCGCCGCGCCCGCCTGGGGCGCCCAGCACCACGGCGGTCACCACGGCCACCACGGTCACCACCAGCGCGGCTTCGGCCGGATGCTGTTCTCCTCCTGA
- a CDS encoding chorismate-binding protein, producing MHDLAPLARFGSLVATDLRDVTSDPAALDSAGFWAVSADFEGRLTCARFGDVRTEAVPEPVPGRWRGPAAEEWTSSLDRAAYTAGVRRIREHIAAGEVYQANLCRVLSAPLTGPGEHDVDELTALLARGNPAPYAGTIRLPAHGVEIATASPELFLRRTGDTVESGPIKGTGRTAADLLEKDHAENVMIVDLVRNDLGRVCATGTVTVPSLCAVEPHPGLVHLVSTVRGELAPGAGWARLLAAAFPPGSVTGAPKSSALGIIDALETAPRGPYCGGIGWVDADRGTAELAVGIRTFWIDRSAPGGPLLRFGTGAGITWGSDPDREWAETELKAARLLAVASGAYQASGRTAG from the coding sequence GTGCACGACCTCGCTCCTCTGGCCCGATTCGGCTCCCTCGTCGCCACCGATCTCCGGGATGTCACCAGCGACCCCGCCGCCCTCGACTCCGCCGGCTTCTGGGCCGTCTCCGCGGACTTCGAGGGGCGGCTGACCTGCGCGCGCTTCGGCGACGTGCGCACCGAGGCGGTGCCCGAGCCCGTCCCGGGACGCTGGCGCGGCCCCGCGGCCGAGGAGTGGACCAGCTCCCTCGACCGCGCCGCCTACACCGCGGGGGTGCGCCGGATCCGCGAGCACATCGCCGCCGGCGAGGTCTACCAGGCCAATCTGTGCCGGGTCCTGAGCGCCCCGCTGACCGGCCCCGGGGAGCACGACGTCGACGAGCTGACCGCGCTGCTGGCCCGCGGCAACCCGGCCCCCTACGCAGGAACGATCCGGCTGCCCGCGCACGGCGTGGAGATCGCCACCGCGTCGCCCGAGCTGTTCCTGCGCCGCACCGGCGACACCGTGGAGTCCGGCCCCATCAAGGGGACCGGCCGCACCGCCGCCGACCTGCTGGAGAAGGACCACGCCGAGAACGTGATGATCGTGGACCTGGTCCGCAACGACCTCGGCCGGGTCTGCGCCACCGGCACCGTGACCGTGCCCTCCCTGTGTGCCGTCGAGCCCCACCCGGGGCTCGTCCACCTCGTCTCCACCGTCCGCGGCGAACTCGCCCCCGGCGCCGGATGGGCGCGGCTGCTGGCGGCCGCCTTCCCGCCCGGCTCGGTCACCGGAGCCCCCAAGTCCAGCGCCCTCGGGATCATCGACGCGCTGGAGACCGCCCCGCGCGGCCCGTACTGCGGCGGTATCGGCTGGGTCGACGCCGACCGCGGGACCGCCGAGCTCGCCGTCGGCATACGCACCTTCTGGATCGACCGCAGCGCCCCCGGCGGCCCGCTGCTGCGCTTCGGCACCGGCGCCGGCATCACCTGGGGCTCGGACCCCGACCGGGAGTGGGCGGAGACCGAGCTGAAGGCGGCGAGGCTGCTCGCGGTAGCGTCGGGCGCGTACCAGGCGAGCGGAAGGACTGCGGGATGA
- a CDS encoding aminotransferase class IV — translation MKLWVNGGLKDVEEARVSVLDHGMTVGDGIFETVKAAHGQPFALTRHLDRLTRSADGLGLPAPDHDEIRRACAAVLEANPMPLGRLRITYTGGLSPLGSDRGTDGPTLVVALGGTTRRPDTTAVITVPWTRNERGALTGLKTTSYAENVVALARAHDNGASEALFANTVGRLCEGTGSNVFVVVDGELHTPPVSSGCLAGITRALTVEWTGARETDLPLDVLDRAEEIFLTSTLRDVQAVVRVDGRQLPAEPGPVTAKAMRVFAERSAADPDPR, via the coding sequence ATGAAGCTGTGGGTCAACGGCGGGCTCAAGGACGTCGAGGAGGCCCGGGTGTCGGTCCTCGACCACGGGATGACCGTGGGCGACGGCATCTTCGAGACGGTCAAGGCGGCCCACGGGCAGCCGTTCGCGCTCACCCGCCACCTCGACCGGCTCACCCGCTCCGCCGACGGCCTCGGCCTGCCTGCGCCGGACCACGACGAGATCCGCCGGGCCTGCGCCGCCGTGCTGGAGGCCAACCCGATGCCCCTCGGGCGGCTGCGGATCACGTACACCGGCGGACTCTCCCCGCTCGGCTCCGACCGGGGCACCGACGGACCCACGCTGGTCGTCGCCCTCGGCGGGACCACCCGCCGCCCCGACACCACCGCGGTGATCACCGTCCCCTGGACCCGCAACGAACGCGGCGCGCTCACCGGCCTGAAGACCACGTCCTACGCGGAGAACGTGGTCGCGCTCGCCCGGGCCCACGACAACGGCGCCTCCGAGGCGCTGTTCGCCAACACCGTCGGCCGGCTCTGCGAGGGCACCGGGTCCAACGTGTTCGTCGTCGTGGACGGCGAACTCCACACCCCGCCGGTCTCCTCCGGCTGCCTCGCCGGCATCACCCGGGCGCTGACCGTCGAGTGGACCGGGGCCCGGGAGACCGACCTGCCGCTCGACGTGCTGGACCGCGCCGAGGAGATCTTCCTGACCTCCACCCTGCGCGACGTCCAGGCGGTCGTCCGGGTCGACGGCCGGCAGCTCCCCGCGGAACCGGGCCCCGTGACGGCCAAGGCCATGCGCGTCTTCGCCGAGCGCTCCGCCGCGGACCCGGACCCCCGCTAG
- a CDS encoding GNAT family N-acetyltransferase has product MTTTLRPTGPIQRDGQGATARTFDVCVNGRRVGAVELAASLVGGRPVGHIRSLLVDEPDRGRGRGTVAALAAEEVLRGWDCTEVRAAVPAGADRVLGWATGLGYTERGRNMDKETAAPPPPAPGLTARPMDEAEFAEWRVHAVRHFAQDWIDRGVPESEAVARSEEVHERLLPDGLATAGVHIHRLLAGGTPVGHVWVAEHEVRPGERGAYVFDVEVAEAHRGRGHGRALMLHAERIAHGDGLPLIGLHVFAGNTTALRLYESLGYRTTFRNVAKRLL; this is encoded by the coding sequence ATGACCACTACCCTGCGGCCGACCGGGCCGATCCAGCGGGACGGGCAGGGCGCCACCGCCCGCACCTTCGACGTGTGCGTCAACGGCCGCCGCGTGGGCGCCGTGGAGCTGGCCGCCTCCCTCGTGGGCGGCCGCCCCGTCGGCCACATCAGGTCGCTGCTCGTCGACGAGCCGGACCGGGGCCGCGGCCGCGGCACGGTCGCCGCGCTCGCCGCGGAGGAGGTGCTCCGCGGCTGGGACTGCACCGAGGTGCGCGCGGCGGTCCCGGCCGGCGCCGACCGGGTGCTGGGCTGGGCCACCGGCCTCGGCTACACCGAGCGCGGCCGCAACATGGACAAGGAGACGGCCGCGCCGCCCCCGCCCGCCCCGGGCCTCACGGCGCGCCCCATGGACGAGGCCGAGTTCGCCGAGTGGCGGGTCCACGCGGTGCGGCACTTCGCACAGGACTGGATCGACCGCGGGGTGCCCGAGAGCGAGGCCGTCGCCCGCTCCGAGGAGGTCCACGAACGGCTCCTGCCCGACGGCCTCGCCACCGCCGGGGTCCACATCCACCGGCTGCTCGCCGGCGGCACCCCGGTCGGCCACGTCTGGGTGGCGGAGCACGAGGTGCGCCCCGGCGAGCGGGGCGCGTACGTCTTCGACGTCGAGGTGGCGGAGGCCCACCGGGGCCGGGGCCACGGGCGGGCCCTGATGCTGCACGCCGAACGGATCGCCCACGGGGACGGCCTGCCGCTGATCGGCCTGCACGTCTTCGCGGGCAACACCACCGCGCTGCGCCTCTACGAGTCCCTCGGCTACCGCACCACGTTCCGCAACGTCGCCAAGCGGCTGCTGTAG
- a CDS encoding DsbA family protein, producing the protein MNDSSSPRPVVVDVWCELQCPDCRTALDDVRALRERYGDRLELRLRHFPLEKHKHAFAAAQAAEEAAEQGRGWEYTEAVLARVGELTARGEQVLVETAGELGLDAEEFDTALIDGRHILAVDADQAEGKAIGVTGTPTYVVGGERLDGGTSQDGLRGRIEEIVDRLLSEEA; encoded by the coding sequence ATGAACGACTCCTCCTCCCCGCGCCCGGTCGTCGTCGACGTCTGGTGCGAGCTCCAGTGCCCCGACTGCCGCACCGCGCTGGACGACGTCCGCGCCCTGCGCGAGCGGTACGGCGACCGTCTGGAACTGCGGCTGCGGCACTTCCCCCTCGAGAAGCACAAGCACGCCTTCGCCGCCGCGCAGGCGGCCGAGGAGGCCGCCGAGCAGGGCCGCGGCTGGGAGTACACCGAGGCGGTGCTCGCCCGGGTCGGCGAGCTGACCGCCCGGGGCGAGCAGGTCCTGGTGGAGACGGCCGGCGAACTGGGCCTGGACGCCGAGGAGTTCGACACCGCGCTGATCGACGGGCGGCACATCCTCGCCGTCGACGCCGACCAGGCCGAGGGCAAGGCGATCGGGGTGACGGGCACGCCGACGTATGTCGTCGGCGGGGAGCGCCTGGACGGGGGCACGAGCCAGGACGGGCTGCGCGGGCGGATCGAGGAGATCGTCGACCGGCTGCTGTCCGAGGAGGCGTAG
- a CDS encoding arylamine N-acetyltransferase family protein, with the protein MSADPAFALDRYLTRIGLRAGRAPDAATLREVCSAHVHAIPFENLDPLRGRAPSLEPADVVAKLVHGSRGGYCYEQNTLLALALRALGFRVTPLMARVVLGADSPESRPRTHMTLLVDVAGEEHRWLADAGFGVVGGLLEAVPLVTGGEFRSGPRRHRFVHAPHEGPLDLWVLQAMTGAGGGESWENQYAFTVEPFAAPDFEVANWHVGTNPRSPFSRRLYAQCTRPGVHRGLDDRRYTETRDDGDVTERLIDTDEEARALLADAFGIVAPADMKLLS; encoded by the coding sequence ATGTCCGCCGACCCGGCCTTCGCACTCGACCGCTACCTCACCCGCATCGGCCTGCGCGCGGGGCGCGCACCGGACGCCGCGACACTGCGGGAGGTGTGCAGCGCCCACGTCCACGCGATCCCCTTCGAGAACCTCGACCCGCTGCGGGGGCGGGCCCCCTCGCTGGAGCCCGCCGATGTCGTCGCCAAGCTGGTGCACGGCAGCCGCGGCGGGTACTGCTACGAGCAGAACACGCTGCTCGCGCTCGCCCTGAGGGCGCTCGGATTCCGGGTGACGCCCCTGATGGCGCGGGTGGTCCTCGGGGCGGACTCCCCCGAGAGCCGGCCCCGTACCCATATGACGCTGCTGGTGGACGTGGCGGGCGAGGAGCACCGGTGGCTGGCCGACGCGGGCTTCGGTGTCGTGGGCGGGCTGCTGGAGGCCGTGCCGCTGGTCACCGGCGGCGAGTTCCGGTCCGGGCCGCGCAGGCACCGCTTCGTCCACGCGCCCCACGAGGGCCCGCTCGACCTGTGGGTGCTCCAGGCGATGACGGGCGCCGGGGGCGGGGAGAGCTGGGAGAACCAGTACGCCTTCACCGTCGAGCCCTTCGCGGCGCCGGACTTCGAGGTGGCCAACTGGCACGTGGGCACCAATCCGCGCTCGCCGTTCAGCAGGCGGCTCTACGCCCAGTGCACCCGGCCCGGGGTGCACCGGGGCCTGGACGACCGGCGGTACACCGAGACCCGTGACGACGGAGACGTCACCGAGCGGCTGATCGACACCGACGAGGAGGCCCGCGCGCTGCTGGCGGACGCCTTCGGCATCGTCGCGCCGGCGGACATGAAGCTGCTGTCGTAG
- a CDS encoding CGNR zinc finger domain-containing protein: MLIPHDTRTALDAVVDLVNTAPEDGRQDGLPDVEALGAFVRKHHVSDVGELGARDLRALHAVRDRFGEIFAASDGRTAARLINDLVAAAGTTPQLTDHDGYDWHVHYFAPGASVADHLAADCGMALAFIVVQGEQERLRRCEAPDCGRAFVDLSRNRSRRYCDSRTCGNRLHVAAYRARRREAAG, from the coding sequence GTGCTGATTCCCCACGACACCCGTACCGCCCTCGACGCCGTCGTCGATCTGGTGAACACCGCACCGGAAGACGGCCGTCAGGACGGACTTCCGGACGTCGAGGCACTCGGCGCGTTCGTGCGCAAGCACCATGTCAGCGACGTGGGCGAGCTGGGGGCGCGCGACCTCAGGGCGCTCCACGCCGTGCGCGACCGGTTCGGGGAGATCTTCGCCGCCTCCGACGGACGCACCGCGGCGCGGCTGATCAACGACCTGGTGGCCGCGGCGGGCACGACCCCGCAGCTCACCGACCACGACGGCTACGACTGGCATGTGCACTACTTCGCCCCCGGGGCCTCGGTCGCCGACCACCTGGCCGCCGACTGCGGGATGGCCCTCGCGTTCATCGTGGTCCAGGGCGAGCAGGAGCGGCTGCGCCGGTGCGAGGCGCCGGACTGCGGGCGCGCCTTCGTCGACCTCTCCCGCAACCGCTCGCGCCGCTACTGCGACAGCCGCACCTGCGGGAACCGGCTGCACGTGGCCGCCTACCGGGCGCGGCGCCGGGAAGCGGCCGGCTGA